Proteins from a genomic interval of Rosa chinensis cultivar Old Blush chromosome 2, RchiOBHm-V2, whole genome shotgun sequence:
- the LOC112190656 gene encoding U-box domain-containing protein 35 encodes MELNQWKLEEKKRLEEAQLAEEVALALVQREKANRKAAIEAAEAAQRIAEWESQKRRNTEQKALKEAKERKKASEARACDISYRKYTIEEIESATNNFSISCKIGEGGYGPVYKGEPDHTPVAIKALRPDAAQGQSQFQQEVKLLSGMRHPNMVLLLGACPDYGCLVYEYMANGSLEDRIFKRGNTPVIPWKLRFRIAAEICTGLLFLHQTKPEPLVHRDLKPANILLDHNYVSKISDVGLARLVPSSVADSITQYHITSAAGTFCYIDPEYQQTGMLGRKSDVYSLGVMLLQLITAKSPMGLTYHVEKAIKEGTFTETLDPAVPDWPVEETLEFAKLALQCAQMKRKDRPDLGKVVLPEFNRLRAFAQDSMNSVMPGGAKELLSRQDPISTRQDVISDPNLPHSGFDS; translated from the exons ATGGAACTTAACCAATGgaaattggaagaaaaaaaaagattagaagAGGCACAACTAGCTGAGGAAGTTGCATTGGCACTTGTACAGAGAGAAAAAGCGAATCGTAAGGCAGCCATTGAGGCAGCAGAAGCAGCTCAAAGGATTGCTGAATGGGAATCACAAAAAAGGAGGAATACAGAACAGAAAGCCCTTAAAGAAgctaaagagagaaagaaggcaTCAGAAGCAAGGGCCTGTGATATCAGTTATAGAAAATACACAATTGAGGAAATTGAATCAGCAACAAATAATTTTTCGATATCTTGCAAGATTGGAGAAGGAGGCTATGGTCCAGTTTACAAAGGGGAACCGGACCACACACCAGTGGCGATAAAAGCTCTGCGTCCAGATGCAGCTCAAGGACAGTCGCAATTCCAGCAAGAG GTTAAACTATTGAGTGGCATGCGACATCCTAACATGGTTCTCCTTCTTGGAGCCTGTCCAGATTATGGTTGCCTGGTTTATGAGTACATGGCTAATGGGAGCTTAGAAGATCGCATCTTCAAGCGAGGTAACACCCCAGTTATTCCTTGGAAACTAAGGTTCAGAATCGCTGCTGAAATCTGCACTGGgcttttgtttcttcatcaaaccAAGCCAGAGCCCCTAGTACACCGTGACCTCAAACCCGCTAACATTTTGCTAGACCATAACTATGTTAGCAAGATTAGTGATGTAGGTTTGGCCAGACTTGTCCCTTCATCAGTAGCTGATTCTATCACTCAGTATCACATTACATCAGCAGCCGGAACATTCTGTTATATTGATCCAGAGTATCAGCAAACTGGTATGCTGGGAAGAAAATCTGATGTTTACTCACTAGGGGTTATGCTTTTACAACTAATCACAGCCAAGTCACCAATGGGTTTGACTTATCATGTTGAGAAAGCTATTAAGGAAGGGACTTTCACTGAGACGCTTGACCCTGCTGTTCCTGACTGGCCAGTTGAGGAAACCTTAGAGTTTGCCAAGCTAGCTTTACAGTGTGCTCAAATGAAACGAAAAGACAGACCGGATCTTGGGAAGGTTGTGCTACCTGAGTTTAACAGATTGAGAGCATTTGCCCAAGATAGCATGAATTCTGTCATGCCGGGTGGTGCTAAAGAACTCTTATCAAGACAAGACCCGATTTCCACAAGACAA GATGTGATCAGTGATCCCAATCTACCGCATTCTGGATTTGATAGCTAG